The DNA region GCTGGGACGCAGACGCATCACGCTGTTTCCGCAAACGCAGTCCGCGCATCTATATCGCCACCCGCTGACCGTGCGCAGTTATGTGGATGTCGAGCGGCCGGATTTCAGCCGCTTCCCCGCGCTGGCCGACGCGTCGGGGTATGCGGTGACCGTGAATCCCGGCGAAACGCTGTTCATGCCCAGCGGTTACTGGCATCAGGTCAGTTACGAAGATGCGGGCTACGGTGTGTCCCTGCGGCTGCCCAGCGAGCGCCTTGCACGGCGTCTGCAAGGGTTTTACAACCTCGCGGTCGTCTCGCCCGTGGACCGCCTGCTAAACAAGCTCAGTTCGGGTGCCTGGTTTCAATTCAAGCAAAGGGCGGCGGATAGCCGCGCCACGCGGCTGGGACGCTGACCGGAATGACTGCGACGTCTGAGTCAGCAAGCCTGCGCGCGGTCAAAGCGCTCGCGTTTGCATTTATGCGATCGCTGCGATTTGCGCTATTGATGATGTGCGGGGCGAGCGGTGTCGCGCAAGCGGACGACGCTGGAAAACTGCTCACTGAGCCTGAAACCGGCGCGCGTTATCCGGTCGAAGTCAGATTCGAGCACGACGGCGCCCGCTATCGCCTGTCCGCCACCGGCACGGCGGTCAGAACCAAGTTCTGGTTCAGCATCTACAGCATAGCGCATTATCTTGAGACCGGACCAAAAGCCACGCCGGCGCAGGTACTGGCGCGCATCATGTCCCCCGATACCGCGAAGCAGGTAACGTTGACGTTCGCGCGCGAGCTGGACGCCGAACAGGTGCGCGATGGTTTTATGGAGAGCTTCATCCAGCACGCGAGACCTGAGGAAATACGCGCAACGCAGGCCGCGCTGCAAGCATTTCTGCGGGCGGTATACAAGGACGTCGTAGAGGGCGAACGCTTCACCGTGCGCTGGCTGCCGAACGGACGGCTTATTTCCATGTACGAAGGCAAGG from Gammaproteobacteria bacterium includes:
- a CDS encoding chalcone isomerase family protein, translated to MTATSESASLRAVKALAFAFMRSLRFALLMMCGASGVAQADDAGKLLTEPETGARYPVEVRFEHDGARYRLSATGTAVRTKFWFSIYSIAHYLETGPKATPAQVLARIMSPDTAKQVTLTFARELDAEQVRDGFMESFIQHARPEEIRATQAALQAFLRAVYKDVVEGERFTVRWLPNGRLISMYEGKVVSAISNATFARVCWSVWFGDASIVDRERLIALRVLQPTVSVDHGSVDAAR